The following proteins are co-located in the Primulina tabacum isolate GXHZ01 chromosome 11, ASM2559414v2, whole genome shotgun sequence genome:
- the LOC142518916 gene encoding uncharacterized protein LOC142518916 isoform X2: MADVVQFKLERMLDELDDLERRGLFSRREIAEIVKRRRKFEYRLKRPSPLKQDFLAYIDYEKNLESLRLLRKKSFSNNSGGKKSKKSVSDYAGVSRILETYRLATNRFKGDIELWFQYLEFCRARGNGRMKKALAQLVRFHPKVPGVWIYAAAWEFDQNLNVAAARSLMQNGLRACPTSEDLWIEYIRMELTYLNKLKARKVALGEDEGTLTRDQRGVDEKQWRDDNKELFMALNEPGEDDKMSALQERESMGKVDLFREHGLNILQTVYSAAILALPTAVSLRTRLLEILEAIDLPLSDDTRKKILDDMKKEFAKEPQYWDWLARVEIGDIKGINPEQLGKAIQVYEEGLKFLPSASMFNVYVKFLMDAASDEGGDGETNAFLTKHGHAIKVVSHLETVFEKAENLCCLTEDLACLHVSFLLQLRKLDEAKRLVERLCSGKFSNAVHLWTLRLSIKMRHIQGVTLSPNKADQPYIFELLSNVLIKVSILEAENIWLMGLKYFANQRHYFDKLVDTAVLSLAKYGGNDFGFSLSSIIVNYILQRDGVDSSRLMYKRFLALPHPGLAIYRKCIELEMNLASAGDKAGLSNARKLYESALTTYHQDTSLWQDYHSMELKMGTSETAAAVHWQAMKVLKNGFSLVTSTTL, from the exons ATGGCGGACGTGGTGCAATTCAAGCTAGAGCGCATGCTAGACGAGCTAGATGATCTAGAGCGGCGGGGATTGTTCAGCCGCCGAGAGATAGCTGAGATTGTTAAGCGCCGCCGCAAGTTCGAGTACCGTCTCAAAAGACCGAGCCCCCTCAAGCAAGATTTCTTAGCATACATCGACTACGAAAAGAATCTCGAATCCCTCCGCCTCCTTCGTAAAAAATCTTTTTCAAATAATTCCGGCGGTAAAAAATCGAAGAAGTCAGTCTCCGATTACGCTGGGGTCTCCAGAATTTTAGAAACTTATCGGCTTGCCACGAACCGGTTTAAGGGAGACATTGAACTTTGGTTTCAATATTTGGAGTTTTGCAGAGCGCGTGGCAACGGGAGAATGAAGAAG GCTCTGGCTCAACTAGTTAGGTTTCATCCGAAAGTGCCTGGTGTTTGGATATATGCTGCTGCTTGGGAATTCGATCAGAATCTGAATGTTGCAGCTGCTCGTTCTCTAATGCAAAATGGTTTGAGAGCATGCCCTACTTCAGAGGACTTGTGGATAGAGTACATTCGTATGGAACTCACATATCTGAACAAGTTAAAAGCCCGAAAGGTTGCATTAGGAGAGGATGAGGGGACCCTGACTCGTGATCAGAGAGGTGTTGATGAGAAACAGTGGAGAGATGATAACAAGGAATTGTTTATGGCTTTGAATGAGCCAGGGGAAGATGATAAAATGTCTGCTCTCCAAGAGCGTGAATCTATGGGGAAGGTTGATTTGTTTAGGGAGCATGGATTGAACATTCTACAAACTGTTTATAGTGCTGCAATCCTCGCTCTGCCAACAGCTGTTAGTCTCAGAACTCGGTTACTAGAGATACTAGAAGCCATAGATCTGCCTCTTTCAGATGATACACGAAAGAAAATACTCGATGACATGAAAAAGGAATTTGCAAAAGAACCGCAGTACTGGGATTGGCTTGCAAGGGTTGAAATAGGTGACATCAAAGGAATAAATCCTGAACAGCTGGGAAAGGCGATCCAG GTTTACGAGGAGGGTTTGAAATTTCTACCATCAGCTTCGATGTTCAATGTTTATGTAAAATTCCTCATGGATGCAGCCAGTGACGAAGGGGGCGATGGAGAAACGAACGCTTTCTTGACCAAGCATGGTCATGCTATTAAAGTTGTTTCACATCTTGAAACAGTATTTGAGAAGGCTGAGAACCTTTGCTGCTTGACAGAGGATCTTGCTTGCCTGCATGTTTCATTCTTATTGCAGCTGAGAAAATTGGATGAAGCTAAAAGGCTGGTTGAAAGACTTTGCTCCGGAAAATTTTCAAATGCGGTGCATTTATGGACCTTGCGTCTGTCCATAAAAATGAGACATATTCAGGGCGTGACTCTCTCTCCTAACAAGGCTGATCAACCATATATCTTTGAACTCCTCAGCAATGTTTTGATAAAAGTTAGCATTTTAGAAGCAGAAAACATCTGGCTTATG GGACTAAAATATTTTGCAAACCAGAGACATTATTTTGACAAGCTTGTGGATACTGCAGTGCTTTCATTGGCCAAATATGGCGGAAACGATTTTGGGTTTTCTCTCTCATCAATAATTGTAAATTATATTCTTCAAAGGGATGGAGTTGATAGCTCGAGACTTATGTATAAGCG ATTTCTTGCCCTACCGCATCCTGGACTTGCCATATACAGAAAATGTATTGAGCTAGAAATGAATCTTGCATCTGCTGGGGATAAAGCAGGTCTTTCAAATGCTCGGAAATTGTATGAATCTGCACTTACAACTTACCACCAAGACACAAGCCTGTGGCAAGACTATCATTCCATGGAGTTGAAG ATGGGAACATCAGAAACTGCGGCGGCTGTCCATTGGCAGGCTATGAAAGTGCTAAAAAATGGTTTTTCGCTTGTTACTTCTACAACTCTCTGA
- the LOC142518916 gene encoding uncharacterized protein LOC142518916 isoform X1: MADVVQFKLERMLDELDDLERRGLFSRREIAEIVKRRRKFEYRLKRPSPLKQDFLAYIDYEKNLESLRLLRKKSFSNNSGGKKSKKSVSDYAGVSRILETYRLATNRFKGDIELWFQYLEFCRARGNGRMKKALAQLVRFHPKVPGVWIYAAAWEFDQNLNVAAARSLMQNGLRACPTSEDLWIEYIRMELTYLNKLKARKVALGEDEGTLTRDQRGVDEKQWRDDNKELFMALNEPGEDDKMSALQERESMGKVDLFREHGLNILQTVYSAAILALPTAVSLRTRLLEILEAIDLPLSDDTRKKILDDMKKEFAKEPQYWDWLARVEIGDIKGINPEQLGKAIQVDQFNIVYEEGLKFLPSASMFNVYVKFLMDAASDEGGDGETNAFLTKHGHAIKVVSHLETVFEKAENLCCLTEDLACLHVSFLLQLRKLDEAKRLVERLCSGKFSNAVHLWTLRLSIKMRHIQGVTLSPNKADQPYIFELLSNVLIKVSILEAENIWLMGLKYFANQRHYFDKLVDTAVLSLAKYGGNDFGFSLSSIIVNYILQRDGVDSSRLMYKRFLALPHPGLAIYRKCIELEMNLASAGDKAGLSNARKLYESALTTYHQDTSLWQDYHSMELKMGTSETAAAVHWQAMKVLKNGFSLVTSTTL, from the exons ATGGCGGACGTGGTGCAATTCAAGCTAGAGCGCATGCTAGACGAGCTAGATGATCTAGAGCGGCGGGGATTGTTCAGCCGCCGAGAGATAGCTGAGATTGTTAAGCGCCGCCGCAAGTTCGAGTACCGTCTCAAAAGACCGAGCCCCCTCAAGCAAGATTTCTTAGCATACATCGACTACGAAAAGAATCTCGAATCCCTCCGCCTCCTTCGTAAAAAATCTTTTTCAAATAATTCCGGCGGTAAAAAATCGAAGAAGTCAGTCTCCGATTACGCTGGGGTCTCCAGAATTTTAGAAACTTATCGGCTTGCCACGAACCGGTTTAAGGGAGACATTGAACTTTGGTTTCAATATTTGGAGTTTTGCAGAGCGCGTGGCAACGGGAGAATGAAGAAG GCTCTGGCTCAACTAGTTAGGTTTCATCCGAAAGTGCCTGGTGTTTGGATATATGCTGCTGCTTGGGAATTCGATCAGAATCTGAATGTTGCAGCTGCTCGTTCTCTAATGCAAAATGGTTTGAGAGCATGCCCTACTTCAGAGGACTTGTGGATAGAGTACATTCGTATGGAACTCACATATCTGAACAAGTTAAAAGCCCGAAAGGTTGCATTAGGAGAGGATGAGGGGACCCTGACTCGTGATCAGAGAGGTGTTGATGAGAAACAGTGGAGAGATGATAACAAGGAATTGTTTATGGCTTTGAATGAGCCAGGGGAAGATGATAAAATGTCTGCTCTCCAAGAGCGTGAATCTATGGGGAAGGTTGATTTGTTTAGGGAGCATGGATTGAACATTCTACAAACTGTTTATAGTGCTGCAATCCTCGCTCTGCCAACAGCTGTTAGTCTCAGAACTCGGTTACTAGAGATACTAGAAGCCATAGATCTGCCTCTTTCAGATGATACACGAAAGAAAATACTCGATGACATGAAAAAGGAATTTGCAAAAGAACCGCAGTACTGGGATTGGCTTGCAAGGGTTGAAATAGGTGACATCAAAGGAATAAATCCTGAACAGCTGGGAAAGGCGATCCAGGTTGACCAGTTTAATATC GTTTACGAGGAGGGTTTGAAATTTCTACCATCAGCTTCGATGTTCAATGTTTATGTAAAATTCCTCATGGATGCAGCCAGTGACGAAGGGGGCGATGGAGAAACGAACGCTTTCTTGACCAAGCATGGTCATGCTATTAAAGTTGTTTCACATCTTGAAACAGTATTTGAGAAGGCTGAGAACCTTTGCTGCTTGACAGAGGATCTTGCTTGCCTGCATGTTTCATTCTTATTGCAGCTGAGAAAATTGGATGAAGCTAAAAGGCTGGTTGAAAGACTTTGCTCCGGAAAATTTTCAAATGCGGTGCATTTATGGACCTTGCGTCTGTCCATAAAAATGAGACATATTCAGGGCGTGACTCTCTCTCCTAACAAGGCTGATCAACCATATATCTTTGAACTCCTCAGCAATGTTTTGATAAAAGTTAGCATTTTAGAAGCAGAAAACATCTGGCTTATG GGACTAAAATATTTTGCAAACCAGAGACATTATTTTGACAAGCTTGTGGATACTGCAGTGCTTTCATTGGCCAAATATGGCGGAAACGATTTTGGGTTTTCTCTCTCATCAATAATTGTAAATTATATTCTTCAAAGGGATGGAGTTGATAGCTCGAGACTTATGTATAAGCG ATTTCTTGCCCTACCGCATCCTGGACTTGCCATATACAGAAAATGTATTGAGCTAGAAATGAATCTTGCATCTGCTGGGGATAAAGCAGGTCTTTCAAATGCTCGGAAATTGTATGAATCTGCACTTACAACTTACCACCAAGACACAAGCCTGTGGCAAGACTATCATTCCATGGAGTTGAAG ATGGGAACATCAGAAACTGCGGCGGCTGTCCATTGGCAGGCTATGAAAGTGCTAAAAAATGGTTTTTCGCTTGTTACTTCTACAACTCTCTGA
- the LOC142518918 gene encoding uncharacterized protein LOC142518918 yields MSVFHVPGAFSSCHSQLDMNVLQETISYNVIHISSLIHNVSSIVPSRSLCHRKQKICSFSKNFVNQFKIQRFSHQVTSKRWLCRSQDSISPENEYRSSRNIAISLLRRYRSFVERGGGDNLKEFIIAGVNSYALGCTDEGLRKELTDMKESGVEIEAMQAYGGSTSLKYKIISQEIDECILWLGIVFITILCTPQPTVVRWSSTPSVSDKMLLQWKGFCAIIANAYYMRGMAWLPVKTLQLEQMAVTGNAEEPSVVASRMRLVFSTLEVVSPQWPRV; encoded by the exons ATGTCGGTATTTCACGTACCTGGAGCCTTTAGCAGTTGCCACTCTCAGTTGGATATGAATGTGCTACAAGAGACTATTTCTTACAATGTAATACATATTAGTTCATTGATTCATAATGTCAGTTCTATAGTTCCATCTAGGAGCCTTTGCCATAGAAAACAGAAGATCTGCTCTTTTTCTAAGAATTTTGTTAATCAATTCAAAATCCAACGCTTCTCACACCAAGTTACTTCAAAGAGATGGCTG tGCCGTTCCCAAGATTCCATTTCACCTGAAAATGAGTATCGCTCATCACGCAACATTGCAATCAGCTTGTTAAGGCGATACCGTAGTTTTGTTGAGCGTGGAGGAGGTGACAACCTAAAA GAGTTCATTATCGCTGGTGTTAATTCTTATGCATTGGGATGCACTGATGAGGGCTTGAGGAAAGAACTTACTGATATGAAGGAATCTGGTGTCGAAATTGAAGCAATGCAGGCTTATGGAGGCAGTACAAGCTTAAAATACAAGATTATCTCCCAAGAA ATTGATGAATGCATCTTATGGCTGGGCATTGTGTTTATAACAATTCTTTGTACACCACAACCAACTGTAGTTCGATGGTCATCCACGCCTTCAGTGTCTGATAAGATGCTGCTCCAATGGAAGGGTTTCTGTGCAATCATAGCGAATGCATACTACATGAGAGGAATGGCTTG GCTTCCTGTGAAGACTCTCCAACTGGAACAAATGGCAGTAACGGGGAACGCAGAAGAGCCATCAGTTGTCGCTAGCCGTATGAGACTAGTATTTAGCACCCTTGAG GTCGTGAGTCCACAATGGCCAAGAGTATAA